Proteins encoded together in one Oncorhynchus mykiss isolate Arlee chromosome 7, USDA_OmykA_1.1, whole genome shotgun sequence window:
- the LOC110528248 gene encoding guanine nucleotide exchange factor MSS4 yields MDNQEQCSPSEGCVDRSTLVSGVGKNIKSVLCQRCGSKVLCPGMAVFTEKELFLPSMGKKTTITQSEGSVDGDTLTTHWLVDDMYTFENVGFTKDVGRIKYLICADCEIGPIGWHCLDDKKSFYVALERVNHA; encoded by the exons ATGGACAACCAAGAACAGTGCTCTCCCTCTGAAGGATGCGTCGACCGGTCTACGCTGGTGTCGGGGGTTGGAAAGAATATCAAGTCAGTTTTGTGCCAACGTTGTGGATCGAAGGTCCTCTGCCCAGGGATGGCGGTGTTTACGGAGAAGGAG CTGTTCCTGCCCTCAATGGGCAAGAAGACCACTATCACCCAATCAGAGGGATCCGTGGATGGGGACACACTGACTACCCACTGGTTAGTCGACGACATGTACACTTTTGAGAATGTGGGCTTCACAAAGGATGTGGGGAGAATCAAGTACCTCATTTGTGCAGACTGTGAGATTGGACCCATAGGCTGGCACTGCCTGGATGACAAAAAGAGCTTCTATGTTGCATTGGAAAGAGTCAATCATGCCTAG